Proteins co-encoded in one Fusarium musae strain F31 chromosome 3, whole genome shotgun sequence genomic window:
- a CDS encoding hypothetical protein (BUSCO:EOG09260R9L~EggNog:ENOG41): protein MRHWSERMAPNFVMGRPNMPMNALNHPKNAAQPGQPMASPQAADATILYSFNIPFASDLAGPDTEDILHATTDAVLRWTHPEDAPDDVQIHELPIHVQNLNNLHRMCQEITNGPLPVEAYVLSTMLKGGKGQQVATVCLSGSPELVHKSRETILNDTPISLRCTTIDIDGQLVCDLNAGVLKKPVTDTLDYISTFCGVDIFLLGPKLTPVVDGMTGDAELRMDQRWRVAIYGDILSSEHAKARVLIHIDTLLGRIVDGTKLEISLHQLVCGRHRKNIKLIESSTGTAIYFPPPFSAMYRYCPPKATRRDPNDIFITGETPQAIELAKQKLHETVQRIRLYVKDVTIPAAKIDSILLGRLDKVRKILEANGTFIMFPPLATQRNMVRVQGNEGLHVERTVREIMSLAGQFYSAGWFIQPADARHFPHPNDIKSLLVDICANSDADLSFDKLSFTITGSDDAVKTALQVISEMKFISQSQYQIRVKIELANEHKEFVSGKKNGKINKIMGQSNVQIIFDGFNEYNFNIDVMAATYESMKQGLTLVEQEMPASISFHVPDQYHKRIIGIGGQHIQRIMKKHSVFVKFSNAMDRGQNRRYYAVGYKLTNFGTGGMGREDDDIKVDNVICRTPARNAQNLDAVKNEILEMVDRADSEYTSQIVSVDRLYHRQLIARLPEIDDLEQKYNCKINFPSTEQASDEVTVNGPQWQVPHCVDEFLGMVPDKHELVLARTPELVKFLESPEFAHDLVPKLKSQHEVELSVRQNPDELTEGGEPTVTLLWGFTRNNAGGLRDAMDFIQSQFATSGAEINVVKGALPRPKSDSFEDSLQYFDSKLLQHAPAPVATDSPIKTGFGDEVARERSSILDRLRKPGSMTSISSFLDRRKNSSHSGNGNFFKGSSNVSKSSLISIESTRSFNADRNPWNDSGVNLPDDDNPWAPRTFGTHMDNKLSIPQPGDVTPRHSTRASGDSGRPSTSHSMTSGYPAPIGPFR, encoded by the exons ATGCGTCACTGGTCGGAAAGAATGGCTCCCAATTTCGTAATGGGCCGTCCTAATATGCCCATGAATGCCCTCAACCATCCCAAGAACGCCGCTCAACCTGGTCAGCCCATGGCTTCCCCTCAAGCCGCCGATGCCACCATTCTCTACTCTTTCAACATCCCATTCGCTTCCGATCTTGCGGGCCCCGACACTGAGGACATTCTTCACGCGACCACTGACGCTGTCCTGCGATGGACACACCCTGAGGACGCGCCGGACGACGTCCAGATTCACGAGCTGCCTATCCATGTTCAGAACCTAAACAACCTCCACAGGATGTGCCAGGAGATTACCAACGGGCCGCTCCCTGTTGAGGCGTATGTCCTGTCAACAATGCTCAAGGGCGGAAAGGGCCAACAGGTTGCTACTGTTTGTCTCTCGGGCTCTCCAGAGCTGGTCCACAAGAGCCGAGAGACTATTTTGAATGATACCCCAATTTCTCTT CGCTGCACCACCATTGATATTGATGGCCAACTCGTCTGCGATCTCAATGCCGGAGTGCTCAAGAAGCCTGTTACTGATACCCTCGATTACATCTCCACCTTCTGTGGCGTAgatatctttcttcttggccctAAATTGACCCCTGTTGTCGACGGTATGACTGGCGATGCTGAATTACGCATGGATCAGCGCTGGAGAGTTGCTATCTACGGTGATATACTATCATCCGAGCATGCAAAGGCTCGTGTTTTGATCCACATTGATACTCTG CTCGGCCGAATTGTCGATGGTACCAAACTCGAGATTTCCCTCCACCAGCTTGTCTGTGGCCGACATcgcaagaacatcaagctcatcgagtCTTCCACTGGAACTGCCATCTACTTTCCACCCCCGTTCTCGGCAATGTACCGCTACTGTCCTCCCAAAGCGACTCGCCGTGACCCCAACGATATTTTTATCACTGGTGAAACGCCCCAGGCTATTGAATTAGCAAAGCAGAAACTTCACGAAACTGTCCAGCGCATCAGATTGTACGTTAAGGACGTCACAATTCCTGCTGCCAAGATCGACAGTATTCTGCTTGGTCGTCTAGATAAGGTCCGGAAGATTCTTGAGGCCAATGGCACCTTCATCATGTTCCCTCCCTTGGCCACTCAGCGTAACATGGTCCGAGTTCAGGGAAACGAAGGTCTTCACGTTGAGCGAACTGTGCGAGAGATCATGTCCTTG GCTGGTCAATTCTACAGTGCGGGATGGTTCATTCAGCCCGCTGATGCCAGGCATTTCCCTCACCCCAACGACATCAAGAGTTTGCTTGTTGATATCTGCGCCAACTCCGATGCCGACCTTTCCTTCGATAAACTGAGCTTCACCATCACTGGCTCTGATGACGCTGTCAAGACAGCTCTTCAAGTCATATCAGAGATGAAGTTCATTTCTCAATCTCAGTACCAGATTCGCGTCAAGATTGAGCTTGCCAACGAGCACAAGGAATTCGTCAGTGGCAAAAAGAACGGCAAAATCAACAAGATAATGGGACAGAGCAATGTGCAGATCATTTTCGATGGTTTCAACGAGTACAATTTCAACATCGATGTCATGGCAGCAACTTATGAGTCCATGAAGCAGGGCCTTACTCTTGTGGAGCAGGAAATGCCTGCATCTATTTCGTTCCATGTGCCGGATCAGTACCACAAACGCATCATCGGTATTGGTGGTCAGCACATCCAGCGCATCATGAAGAAGCACTCGGTCTTCGTCAAGTTCTCCAATGCTATGGATAGAGGTCAGAATCGCCGTTACTACGCTGTCGGGTACAAGCTTACTAACTTTGGTACAGGCGGAATGGGTCGAGAAGACGACGATATCAAAGTCGATAATGTTATCTGCCGCACACCAGCCCGAAACGCCCAGAATTTGGACGCCGTCAAAAacgagatcttggagatggtcGATCGTGCC GATTCTGAGTATACATCTCAGATTGTCAGCGTTGACCGCCTCTATCATCGTCAGCTTATTGCTAGACTTCCTGAGATCGATGACCTGGAGCAGAAGTACAACTGCAAGATCAACTTCCCCAGCACTGAGCAAGCCAGTGATGAGGTTACTGTTAATGGTCCGCAGTGGCAGGTTCCTCACTGTGTCGATGAGTTTCTCGGCATGGTCCCAGATAAGCATGAGCTTGTTCTCGCCAGAACTCCTGAGCTGGTCAAGTTCCTCGAATCTCCTGAATTTGCTCACGACCTCGTGCCCAAGCTGAAGAGCCAGCATGAGGTTGAACTCAGCGTCAGGCAGAACCCCGACGAGCTCACTGAGGGTGGCGAGCCTACCGTCACTCTTCTTTGGGGTTTCACCCGCAACAACGCTGGCGGTCTCCGTGATGCTATGGACTTCATTCAGTCTCAATTCGCAACTTCCGGAGCTGAGATCAATGTTGTTAAGGGCGCTCTCCCTCGCCCTAAGTCCGACTCGTTTGAAGATTCTCTGCAGTACTTCGACTCTAAGCTTCTGCAGCACGCTCCTGCACCTGTCGCCACTGATTCTCCTATCAAGACTGGCTTTGGCGATGAAGTCGCTCGCGAGCGAAGCAGTATTCTCGACCGTCTCCGAAAGCCTGGCAGTATGACGTCAATTTCATCTTTCTTGGACCGCAGAAAGAACAGCTCCCATTCCGGTAACGGAAACTTTTTCAAGGGCTCAAGCAACGTCTCTAAGTCTTCGCTCATTTCGATCGAATCGACCCGCAGCTTCAACGCCGACCGAAACCCCTGGAACGATAGCGGCGTCAATCTCCCCGACGACGACAATCCTTGGGCTCCTCGAACCTTTGGCACTCACATGGACAACAAATTGTCCATTCCTCAACCTGGCGATGTCACACCTCGCCACAGCACCCGCGCGTCTGGCGACAGCGGGCGCCCTTCCACTTCTCATTCTATGACTTCAGGATACCCCGCCCCTATTGGGCCCTTCCGTTAG
- a CDS encoding hypothetical protein (EggNog:ENOG41): MSEDQDVSSSLKNLSIDTKDEPSVLFKKSAAKKKTKKVVADSWEDSDSDSEAEPEAESESNKPTPTATPAPPPLTPMSPAGGLPWESPSGSSGRRAGADPDKRPEKTDAVARRMIAAGLGLKAPKQTEEQRAYQRSVREQEKKRREQEKEEEKKRQADVEKAKAAIWDD; encoded by the coding sequence ATGTCAGAAGATCAAGACGTTTCAAGCTCACTCAAGAACCTGTCAATCGACACAAAGGACGAGCCCTCGGTGTTGTTCAAGAAATCAGCAGCCAaaaagaagaccaagaaggtCGTTGCAGACTCATGGGAAGACTCCGACTCCGACTCCGAGGCAGAGCCTGAAGCCGAGTCAGAGTCAAATAAGCCAACTCCCACTGCGACACCTGCACCGCCTCCCCTGACGCCCATGTCCCCCGCCGGTGGCTTACCATGGGAGTCACCTTCAGGAAGTTCCGGCCGTCGCGCTGGAGCAGACCCGGACAAACGGCCTGAGAAGACAGATGCAGTGGCTCGTCGTATGATCGCTGCTGGACTAGGCCTCAAGGCACCAAAGCAGACGGAGGAGCAAAGGGCGTACCAGAGGAGTGTTCgtgagcaggagaagaagaggagggaacaggagaaagaggaggaaaagaaacggcaggctgatgttgagaaggcaaaggcagCTATTTGGGACGATTAA
- a CDS encoding hypothetical protein (BUSCO:EOG09263W7L), which translates to MSEQPPQPGPQPGQIPMPQPGQRPTPEQIQAMQRQLAIDAEKNGMTVPEFIEHIKRQAQEQMRMRAQQQQQGHDHDHDHNGHSHDHGQPPQQGRAQPITPGPPNPKAIALASFLRGQDLKPRTVILNGERKDMFRVKRALRALQSPAYEKARKKNPLLPEINDRASLENTFKLLPLSMLALRVSKVEPQAGPNGKKPKRVKGQWTVKIEQQQEAKEDMYYCWLWEGSQLKRKIYAGLALLAIFAIVLYPLWPLVLRQGVYYLSWGLLGLLGLFFLMAIFRVILFCITYFTTPPGLWLFPNLWEDVSFMDSFRPVWAWHETEKKKKKKKSAAPGTTPNPAFAAATGQVNTSATTTGTDTQVKTAGVQQRHYEAPRVEELDDDE; encoded by the exons ATGTCTGAGCAACCTCCCCAGCCAGGCCCCCAGCCTGGGCAGATTCCCATGCCGCAACCTGGGCAGCGACCGACACCCGAGCAGATCCAGGCAATGCAGCGCCAACTCGCcattgatgctgagaagaacgGCATGACTGTCCCTGAATTTATTGAACATATTAAGAGACAAGCACAAGAGCAAATGAGAATGCGCgcacaacagcaacagcaaggtCATGATCACGACCACGACCACAACGGTCATTCTCATGATCACGGTCAACCTCCCCAGCAGGGTCGCGCCCAGCCTATTACGCCGGGACCCCCCAACCCCAAAGCTATTGCTCTTGCCTCGTTCCTCCGAGGTCAGGATCTCAAGCCCAGAACTGTGATTCTAAACGGCGAGCGAAAGGACATGTTTCGAG TCAAGCGAGCCCTCCGAGCTCTTCAGTCCCCCGCATATGAGAAAGCCCGTAAGAAGAACCCTCTTCTTCCCGAAATCAACGACAGAGCTTCTCTCGAGAACACATTCAAGTTGTTGCCCCTGAGCATGCTTGCCCTCCGAGTTTCCAAGGTCGAACCGCAGGCTGGTCCTAACGGAAAGAAGCCCAAGCGTGTCAAGGGACAGTGGACTGTCAAGATtgagcagcaacaagaggCAAAGGAGGATATGTACTACTGCTGGCTGTGGGAAGGTAGCCAGCTGAAGCGCAAGATCTACGCTGGTCTTGCActccttgccatcttcgCTATCGTCTTGTACCCTCTGTGGCCTTTGGTGCTGCGCCAGGGTGTTTACTACCTCAGTTGGGGActccttggtcttctcggactgttcttcttgatggccaTCTTCCGAGTTATCCTGTTCTGCATCACCTACTTTACAACACCACCTGGACTATGGCTATTCCCCAACTTGTGGGAGGACGTTTCTTTCATGGACAGTTTCAGACCCGTTTGGGCTTGGCACGAG accgagaagaagaagaaaaagaagaagtctgCTGCCCCTGGAACCACCCCCAACCCCGCCTTCGCAGCCGCTACTGGACAGGTCAACACAAGTGCGACTACAACTGGCACAGATACCCAGGTCAAGACTGCTGGTGTGCAGCAACGGCACTACGAGGCCCCAAGGgttgaagaactcgatgATGACGAGTAA
- a CDS encoding hypothetical protein (BUSCO:EOG09265SHM) — translation MGDRLTQLQDAVDQLATQFVACLHYVNKRHDLETLVDSLPPDEFRAGMVELSQDLIVKEQQIEVLISSLPGLDNSEMDQEKYIKELEEDLKIAEAQRQEAIKEKDQILSELDSVIRSIRRP, via the exons ATGGGCGATCGACTAACACAACTGCAAGATGCTGTAGATCAG CTGGCCACGCAGTTCGTTGCATGCCTCCACTATGTCAACAAGCGACATGACCTTGAAACACTAG TTGATTCACTTCCCCCAGATGAGTTTCGAGCTGGTATGGTAGAGTTGTCACAGGATCTCATTGTCAAAGAGCAACAAATCGAggtcctcatctcatctctacCCGGTTTAGACAACAGTGAGATGGATCAGGAGAAATACatcaaagagcttgaagaagatctgAAGATTGCTGAAGCccaacgccaagaagcaatcaaggagaaggatcaGATTTTGTCTGAGCTTGACAGTGTTATTCGCAGCATACGACGGCCATGA
- a CDS encoding hypothetical protein (EggNog:ENOG41) — protein MAKLIDEYFSKHLEIPWDEAVKLHKEYYTNYGLAIEGLVRHHQIDPLDYNAKVDDALPLEEIIKPNPELREILEDIDKSKVTVWLFTNAYVNHGKKVVRLLGIEDIFDGLTYCNYAEQPLLCKPDPRMYEKAMREAGAERVEDCYFVDDSALNCTEAKRFGWTAAHLVEEGVPAPKNPASQYQIQHLRELRNVYPQFFKSTSNKA, from the exons ATGGCCAAACTCATTGATGAGTACTTCTCCAAGCACCTAGAGATCCCTTGGGATGAGGCTGTGAAACTGCACAAAGAGTACTACACCAACTATGGCCTTGCTATTGAGGGGTTGGTGCGCCATCACCAGATTGATCCTCTGGACTACAACGCTAAAGTGGACGATGCTTTACCCCTTGAAGAAATCATCAAGCCCAACCCTGAGCTACGCGAAATCCTGGAGGACATCGACAAGTCCAAGGTCACTGTGTGGCTCTTCACCAACGCCTATGTGAACCACGGGAAGAAGGTTGTTCGCCTCTTGGGCATCGAGGATATCTTCGATGGTCTCACATACTGCAACTATGCGGAACAACCGTTACTCTGCAAGCCGGACCCCCGCATGTACGAGAAGGCCATGCGCGAAGCAGGCGCCGAGCGTGTGGAGGATTGTTATTTTGTTG ACGATTCTGCCTTGAACTGCACAGAAGCCAAAAGGTTTGGTTGGACAGCAGCTCATCTCGTTGAGGAGGGAGTACCAGCTCCCAAGAACCCTGCTTCGCAATACCAAATCCAGCATCTGCGAGAGCTACGGAACGTCTACCCGCAGTTCTTCAAATCTACTTCAAACAAGGCATAG